The Acidobacteriota bacterium genome has a segment encoding these proteins:
- a CDS encoding class II aldolase/adducin family protein, with protein sequence MSIDAPFPELDEFVAMIGEAGQRLSQIDSCEGAAGNISAYASWPIEARRRFPNAEAIDLPVAAPALAGGSLLVTGSGRRLREILHDPAANLGIVTVDEGGLTGRLYTSPRRLFARLTSELNSHLAVHQDQVAATGTNFHAVVHAQPVFLTYLSHIPLYRSEDELSRRLLRWQPETVVNLPEGLGSIRFQVPGSAGLVAATSAALRSHRIAVWSKHGVIARSDRSVTRAVDRIEYAETAARYEYLNLTIGEAGEGLNDAEIGEICGAFGIAGSIFARRG encoded by the coding sequence ATGTCCATCGATGCGCCGTTCCCTGAGCTGGACGAGTTCGTCGCCATGATCGGCGAGGCCGGCCAGCGCCTGTCCCAGATCGATTCCTGCGAGGGCGCCGCGGGCAACATCTCGGCCTACGCCAGCTGGCCGATCGAGGCTCGGCGCCGCTTCCCGAACGCGGAGGCGATCGACCTGCCGGTCGCCGCGCCGGCCCTGGCCGGGGGCTCGCTGCTCGTGACCGGATCCGGCCGCCGGCTGCGCGAGATCCTCCACGACCCGGCGGCCAACCTGGGGATCGTCACCGTCGACGAGGGCGGCCTGACCGGCCGGCTCTACACGTCGCCGCGGCGCCTGTTCGCCCGGCTCACCAGCGAGCTCAACTCCCACCTGGCCGTGCACCAGGACCAGGTCGCGGCGACGGGCACGAACTTCCATGCCGTGGTCCACGCCCAGCCGGTGTTCCTGACCTACCTGAGCCACATCCCACTCTATAGGTCCGAGGACGAGTTGAGCCGCCGCCTGCTGCGCTGGCAGCCGGAGACGGTCGTGAACCTGCCGGAAGGGCTCGGCTCCATCCGCTTCCAGGTCCCCGGCTCGGCCGGGCTCGTGGCCGCGACGTCCGCCGCGCTGCGCTCCCACCGGATCGCGGTCTGGAGCAAGCACGGCGTCATCGCCCGCTCGGACAGGTCCGTCACCCGCGCCGTGGACCGGATCGAGTACGCTGAGACGGCGGCCCGCTACGAGTACCTGAACCTGACGATCGGCGAGGCGGGCGAAGGCCTGAACGACGCGGAGATCGGCGAGATCTGCGGCGCGTTCGGCATCGCCGGATCGATCTTCGCCCGGCGGGGCTGA
- a CDS encoding LysR family transcriptional regulator, whose protein sequence is MNKVHTRLDLYQLRTFYALSQTLSFTRAAGRIHVSQSAVSHAIRKLETSAGCELVARRGRRLALTAEGQELARSCRAIFGELEKAEDALSTGVRRVRTIRLGATVEFGTLVLVRHLKPFLARNPDIRVDLRFTNDPLPALISDDVDLIVDCRQHALAGLERTDLFREEYAVVAAPSYLRGRTVAAAKDLEGQTIISLDKNAAWWGRFVHEIPREEQPAFKRESVIEIDHIRGIINAAAEGLGIALLPKYAIVPDLRRRRLVNLFPGIRVKEDLFSIYQKKKKAGLDANRRFVDYLKGIRPEEFG, encoded by the coding sequence ATGAATAAGGTTCATACGAGGCTCGACCTCTACCAGCTGCGGACCTTTTACGCCCTGTCCCAGACCCTCAGCTTCACCCGGGCCGCCGGCCGGATCCATGTCAGCCAATCGGCCGTCAGCCACGCCATCCGGAAGCTCGAGACGAGCGCCGGGTGCGAGCTGGTCGCGCGGCGGGGCAGGCGCCTGGCCCTGACGGCCGAGGGCCAGGAGCTGGCGCGCAGCTGCCGGGCCATCTTCGGCGAGCTCGAGAAGGCCGAGGATGCGCTGTCGACGGGCGTCCGGCGCGTCCGGACGATCCGGCTGGGGGCGACGGTCGAATTCGGGACGCTGGTCCTCGTCCGGCACCTGAAGCCCTTCCTGGCCCGCAACCCGGACATCCGTGTCGATCTCCGGTTCACCAACGATCCCCTGCCGGCCCTGATAAGCGACGACGTCGACCTGATCGTCGACTGCCGCCAGCACGCCCTGGCCGGGCTCGAACGGACGGATCTCTTCCGGGAGGAATACGCCGTCGTCGCCGCCCCGTCCTACCTGAGGGGCCGGACCGTCGCGGCGGCCAAGGACCTCGAGGGGCAGACGATCATCTCCCTGGACAAGAACGCCGCCTGGTGGGGCCGGTTCGTGCACGAGATCCCCCGGGAGGAGCAGCCGGCCTTCAAGCGGGAATCGGTCATCGAGATCGACCATATCCGCGGCATCATCAACGCTGCGGCCGAAGGGCTCGGCATCGCCCTCCTCCCCAAGTACGCCATCGTCCCGGATCTCCGCCGCCGCCGGCTGGTCAATCTTTTTCCGGGCATCCGCGTCAAGGAGGACCTCTTCTCCATCTACCAGAAAAAAAAGAAGGCGGGCCTCGACGCCAACCGCCGTTTTGTCGACTATCTCAAGGGCATCCGGCCCGAGGAGTTCGGCTGA
- the pruA gene encoding L-glutamate gamma-semialdehyde dehydrogenase, with protein sequence MEANRCTVPKPESEAVRDYGPGSEDKRLLKEALKSALDRPVEIPLVIGGAGVTTGRMTEIRCPHDRSALLGSYHTAGREEALAAVEAALKAKRDWERTRWQDRAAIFLRAADLLAGRYRCDIVAATMLGQSKNVFQAEIDAACELADYLRFNVAFMSRIYADQPEDQAPGTWTRLDYRALDGFVFAVTPFNFTAIGGNLPTAPAMMGNTAVWKPASTAVLSASVFMRILTEAGLPPGVINMVPGRGADVGDPVIDHRDLAGVHFTGSNGTFEAIWHRVGVNVKNAAYRNYPRLVGETGGKDFVVAAPDADPEAVVTALFRGAFEYQGQKCSATSRAYIPRSMWPGIRSRLADLASGVLVGDVTDFRTFMGAVIDKPAFDNIVNYIEYARASREADIVIGGTYDDSRGYFVRPTVIETADPRFRTMEEEIFGPVLTVHVYPDGEFERTLDLIDSTSPYALTGAVFSTGREAIRLALERLAHAAGNFYVNDKTTGACVGRQPFGGGRMSGTNDKAGSALNLIRWTSPRTIKENFDPPRTIDYPHMAEA encoded by the coding sequence ATGGAAGCGAACCGATGCACGGTGCCGAAGCCCGAGAGCGAGGCTGTCCGGGACTACGGTCCGGGCTCCGAGGACAAGCGCCTGTTGAAAGAAGCGCTGAAGAGCGCGCTCGACCGCCCGGTCGAGATCCCGCTGGTCATCGGCGGAGCCGGCGTCACGACGGGCCGAATGACGGAGATCCGCTGCCCCCACGACCGGTCCGCGCTTCTCGGGTCGTACCACACGGCGGGCCGGGAGGAGGCCCTGGCGGCCGTCGAGGCGGCCCTGAAGGCCAAGCGGGACTGGGAAAGGACACGCTGGCAGGACCGGGCGGCCATTTTCCTCCGGGCCGCCGACCTCCTGGCCGGGCGGTACCGCTGCGATATCGTCGCGGCCACGATGCTCGGCCAGAGCAAGAACGTCTTCCAGGCCGAGATCGACGCGGCCTGCGAGCTGGCCGATTACCTGCGCTTCAACGTGGCCTTCATGAGCCGCATCTACGCCGATCAGCCCGAGGACCAGGCTCCCGGGACCTGGACCCGCCTCGACTACCGGGCCCTGGACGGCTTCGTCTTCGCCGTGACCCCGTTCAACTTCACGGCCATCGGCGGCAATCTGCCGACGGCCCCGGCCATGATGGGCAACACCGCGGTCTGGAAGCCGGCCAGCACGGCCGTCCTCAGCGCCTCCGTTTTCATGCGCATCCTGACCGAGGCCGGCCTGCCCCCGGGCGTCATCAATATGGTCCCGGGGCGCGGGGCGGACGTCGGCGACCCGGTCATCGATCACCGGGACCTGGCCGGCGTCCATTTCACCGGATCGAACGGGACCTTCGAGGCGATCTGGCACCGGGTCGGCGTCAACGTCAAGAACGCCGCCTACCGGAATTATCCGCGGCTCGTCGGGGAAACGGGGGGCAAGGACTTCGTCGTCGCCGCCCCGGACGCCGACCCGGAGGCCGTCGTGACGGCCCTTTTCCGGGGAGCCTTCGAGTACCAGGGCCAGAAATGCTCGGCCACCAGCCGGGCCTACATCCCGCGGTCCATGTGGCCGGGGATCAGGAGCCGGCTGGCGGACCTGGCTTCAGGCGTCCTGGTCGGGGACGTGACCGACTTCAGGACGTTCATGGGCGCCGTCATCGACAAGCCCGCCTTCGACAACATCGTGAACTACATCGAATATGCCCGCGCTTCCAGGGAGGCGGATATCGTCATCGGGGGGACCTATGATGACAGCCGCGGCTATTTCGTCCGGCCCACGGTCATCGAAACGGCCGACCCGAGGTTCAGGACCATGGAAGAGGAGATCTTCGGCCCCGTCCTGACCGTCCATGTCTATCCCGACGGGGAATTCGAGCGGACGCTCGATCTCATCGATTCGACCAGCCCCTACGCCCTGACCGGCGCCGTCTTTTCGACGGGCCGCGAGGCGATCCGCCTGGCCCTGGAGCGGCTGGCCCATGCGGCCGGCAACTTCTATGTCAACGACAAGACCACGGGAGCCTGCGTCGGGCGGCAGCCTTTCGGCGGGGGCAGGATGAGCGGCACGAACGACAAGGCCGGCAGCGCCCTCAACCTCATCCGCTGGACGAGCCCGCGGACGATCAAGGAGAACTTCGACCCGCCGCGGACGATCGACTACCCGCACATGGCCGAAGCCTAG
- a CDS encoding aldehyde dehydrogenase family protein, protein MKMLLGGEWVDREKKIEVRDPFDNSLVDTVPRGGAADVDKAIAAAAEGFEVSRKMSVYDRAQILFKTARIVESRLDDFATTIAREGSKTIREARKEARRCVNTLTASAEESKRIQGETIPFSSFPGGEKRRGYYERVPIGIVLAITPFNDPLNLVAHKLGPAVAAGNSVVLKPATVTPLSGVKLVQAFMEAGLPPLVMQVITGYGGEIGDAMVADPRPRMISFTGGVEAGLRITKLAGLKKIGMELGSNSPVIVWKDADLEWAAETCVSGAFWAAGQNCIGVQRIYVHRDVYEPFKKRFVDITRGYKIGDKLKEETDMGPMITEGEAQRLEGWVREAEKAGARVLAGGRRTGALLEPTVLEGVPKTAKVHAEEVFGPTVNLYPVDDADQALAEANSIDYGLHAALFTRDVDMAFKLAYGLDCGGVMINDSTDYRLDSMPFGGIKSSGLGREGIKFSLQEMTEPKVICWYLPKS, encoded by the coding sequence ATGAAGATGCTCCTGGGCGGCGAGTGGGTGGACCGCGAGAAGAAGATCGAGGTCCGGGATCCCTTCGACAACTCCCTGGTCGACACGGTGCCGCGCGGCGGCGCGGCCGACGTGGACAAGGCCATCGCCGCGGCGGCCGAGGGCTTCGAGGTCTCGCGGAAGATGAGCGTCTACGACCGGGCCCAGATCCTGTTCAAGACGGCCCGGATCGTGGAAAGCCGCCTCGACGATTTCGCCACGACGATCGCGCGGGAGGGCTCGAAGACCATCCGCGAGGCCCGCAAGGAAGCCCGGCGCTGCGTCAACACCCTGACGGCCTCGGCCGAGGAGTCCAAGCGCATCCAGGGCGAGACCATCCCCTTCAGCTCGTTCCCGGGCGGCGAGAAGCGGCGCGGCTATTACGAGCGCGTGCCCATCGGCATCGTCCTGGCCATCACGCCCTTCAACGACCCTCTGAACCTGGTCGCCCACAAGCTGGGCCCGGCCGTCGCGGCCGGCAATTCCGTCGTGCTCAAGCCGGCCACGGTCACGCCGCTGTCGGGGGTCAAGCTGGTCCAGGCCTTCATGGAAGCCGGCCTGCCGCCGCTCGTCATGCAGGTCATCACCGGCTACGGGGGCGAGATCGGCGACGCGATGGTGGCCGACCCGCGGCCGCGCATGATCTCGTTCACGGGCGGCGTCGAGGCGGGGCTGCGCATCACCAAGCTCGCCGGCCTGAAGAAGATCGGCATGGAGCTCGGCTCCAATTCGCCGGTCATCGTCTGGAAGGACGCCGACCTGGAGTGGGCGGCCGAGACCTGCGTCTCCGGCGCCTTCTGGGCCGCCGGCCAGAACTGCATCGGCGTCCAGCGCATCTACGTCCACCGGGACGTCTACGAGCCTTTCAAGAAGCGCTTCGTGGACATCACCAGGGGCTACAAGATCGGCGACAAGCTCAAGGAAGAGACGGACATGGGCCCGATGATCACGGAGGGCGAGGCCCAGCGGCTCGAAGGCTGGGTCCGGGAGGCGGAGAAGGCCGGGGCCAGGGTCCTGGCGGGCGGACGGCGCACGGGCGCCCTCCTCGAGCCGACCGTTCTCGAGGGCGTGCCGAAGACGGCCAAGGTCCATGCCGAAGAGGTCTTCGGCCCGACCGTCAACCTCTACCCGGTGGACGACGCCGACCAGGCCCTGGCCGAGGCCAACAGCATCGACTACGGCCTTCACGCCGCCCTGTTCACCCGGGACGTCGACATGGCCTTCAAGCTGGCCTACGGCCTGGATTGCGGCGGGGTCATGATCAACGACTCGACCGATTACCGGCTGGATTCCATGCCCTTCGGGGGCATCAAGAGCTCCGGCCTCGGCCGCGAGGGCATCAAGTTCTCCCTCCAGGAGATGACCGAGCCCAAGGTCATCTGCTGGTACCTGCCGAAGTCCTGA
- the murA gene encoding UDP-N-acetylglucosamine 1-carboxyvinyltransferase encodes MAKLVIRGNHGLRLKGEVRMSGAKNAVLPAIAASLLTSEEVRLTNVPRVRDVETMLTLVDDLGGSHRSAGDAVALRVPRLGSDEASYELVRAMRASVLVLGPLTARFGKAVVALPGGCAIGSRPVNLHIAGLQKLGAAISLEHGYIRAEAGRLHGAEIEFEKKTVTGTENLLMAAALAKGETILRNCAREPEVTDLAVLLNKMGARIDWPEADTARIHGVRELGGAEHAIIPDRIETGTFLVAGALTRGDLLIRGAVAGHVESVIDKLRASGAAIEPEGEDALRVVGAAEVRPQDITTSPYPGFPTDMQAQFMVLLTQAPGTSIITETIFDRRFSHVNELVRLGASIEVQGDKAVVKGRTPLSGAEVVATDLRASAALVLAGLVASGETTVTEIEHLDRGYERIEEKLRGLGASIERLGP; translated from the coding sequence ATGGCCAAGCTCGTCATCCGCGGCAACCACGGCCTCCGGCTCAAGGGCGAGGTCCGCATGAGCGGGGCCAAGAACGCCGTCCTGCCGGCCATCGCCGCCTCGCTGCTGACGAGCGAGGAGGTCCGGCTCACCAACGTGCCCCGGGTCCGGGACGTCGAGACCATGCTGACGCTCGTCGACGATCTCGGCGGCTCGCACCGCTCCGCCGGCGACGCGGTCGCGCTGCGCGTGCCGCGGCTCGGCTCGGACGAGGCCTCCTACGAGCTCGTTCGGGCCATGCGCGCCTCCGTGCTCGTGCTCGGCCCGCTCACGGCCCGCTTCGGCAAGGCCGTCGTGGCCCTGCCCGGCGGCTGCGCCATCGGCTCGCGCCCGGTCAACCTCCACATCGCCGGGCTGCAGAAGCTCGGCGCGGCCATCTCCCTCGAGCACGGCTACATCCGGGCCGAGGCCGGCCGCCTGCACGGCGCCGAGATCGAGTTCGAGAAGAAGACGGTCACGGGCACGGAGAACCTGCTCATGGCCGCCGCCCTGGCCAAGGGCGAGACCATCCTGCGCAACTGCGCCCGCGAGCCCGAGGTCACGGACCTGGCCGTGCTGCTCAACAAGATGGGCGCCAGGATCGACTGGCCCGAAGCGGACACCGCCCGCATCCACGGCGTCCGGGAGCTCGGCGGGGCGGAGCACGCCATCATCCCCGACCGCATCGAGACCGGCACCTTCCTCGTCGCCGGGGCCCTGACCCGCGGCGACCTCCTCATCCGCGGCGCCGTCGCCGGGCACGTCGAGAGCGTCATCGACAAGCTCCGGGCCTCGGGGGCCGCGATCGAGCCCGAGGGCGAGGACGCCCTCCGCGTCGTCGGCGCAGCCGAGGTCCGGCCCCAGGACATCACCACCTCGCCCTATCCCGGCTTCCCGACCGACATGCAGGCCCAGTTCATGGTCCTCCTGACCCAGGCCCCCGGCACCTCGATCATCACCGAGACCATCTTCGACCGCCGCTTCTCCCACGTCAACGAGCTCGTCCGCCTCGGCGCCTCGATCGAGGTCCAGGGCGACAAGGCCGTCGTCAAGGGCCGGACCCCGCTCTCCGGGGCCGAGGTGGTGGCCACGGACCTGCGGGCCTCCGCCGCCCTCGTCCTGGCGGGGCTCGTCGCCTCCGGCGAGACGACCGTGACCGAGATCGAGCACCTGGACCGCGGCTACGAGCGGATCGAGGAGAAGCTCCGCGGCCTCGGGGCCTCGATCGAGAGGCTCGGGCCGTGA
- a CDS encoding histidine triad nucleotide-binding protein: protein MSASASGCLFCRIVRGEIPAKVLFEDDRVLAFEDVRPQAPVHFLVIPKEHFSSLDDIPGERQALLGEILLRARTIARDKGVSGKGYRIVLNTGAEAGQSVFHIHFHILGGRSLGWPPG from the coding sequence GTGAGCGCCTCCGCCTCCGGCTGCCTCTTCTGCCGCATCGTCCGGGGCGAGATTCCGGCCAAGGTCCTGTTCGAGGACGACCGCGTCTTAGCCTTCGAGGACGTCCGGCCTCAGGCGCCGGTCCACTTCCTGGTCATCCCCAAGGAGCACTTCTCCTCGCTCGACGACATCCCCGGGGAGCGGCAGGCTCTCCTCGGCGAGATCCTGCTGCGGGCCCGGACGATCGCCCGCGACAAGGGCGTCTCCGGGAAGGGCTACCGGATCGTCCTCAACACGGGAGCGGAGGCCGGCCAATCGGTCTTCCACATCCATTTCCACATCCTCGGCGGGCGATCCCTCGGCTGGCCCCCGGGGTGA
- a CDS encoding NYN domain-containing protein, translating into MAYLIDGNNLLGRIAPHELRERSGREGLVARLLAYQRVTRARIHLVFDGNPETTPTDIAVNPKFVIHYPGEGRSADDVILDMIAAQADRRRFFVVSSDRDIREAAKKKGLVAVTSDVFARELKTALKEGRKRRELDKRTETPTDLEIDLWDEMFRTKP; encoded by the coding sequence ATGGCCTATCTCATCGACGGCAACAATCTCCTCGGCCGCATCGCTCCGCACGAGCTGCGCGAACGCTCGGGCCGCGAGGGCCTCGTCGCCCGGCTCCTGGCCTACCAGCGCGTCACCCGGGCCCGCATCCATCTCGTCTTCGACGGCAACCCCGAGACGACGCCGACCGACATCGCCGTCAACCCGAAGTTCGTCATCCATTATCCCGGCGAGGGCCGCAGCGCCGACGACGTCATCCTGGACATGATCGCCGCCCAGGCCGACCGTCGTCGCTTCTTCGTCGTCAGCTCCGACCGGGACATCCGCGAGGCGGCCAAGAAAAAGGGACTGGTCGCCGTGACCTCGGACGTCTTCGCCCGCGAGCTCAAGACGGCCCTCAAGGAAGGCAGGAAGCGGCGCGAGCTCGACAAGCGGACGGAAACGCCGACGGATCTCGAGATCGATCTGTGGGACGAGATGTTCAGGACCAAGCCATGA
- a CDS encoding Rossmann-like and DUF2520 domain-containing protein, with amino-acid sequence MKKFSIVGAGRLGTSLAAALVRRGWELEVVADRDVRAARESRRIIGRGRVSASLAAAAAARGLVIIAVPDDAVGRAAASLARAGGPWAGRVVLHTSGLLPSSVLGPLARRGASAASLHPVQAFPRKDLPASVFAGITWGVEGGAAAVEAAETIVRALRGRVLLVAAGDKALYHAACVLASNALVALESTAAGLLERTGLDAEAAAATLAPLLQGTLQNVKSLGLEKALTGPILRGDLKTVRRHLEALKGAPREREVYAVLGGRILSLAAKRGLPPGRVRAMRRLLEDR; translated from the coding sequence ATGAAGAAGTTCTCCATCGTGGGGGCGGGCCGGCTGGGAACGTCGCTGGCCGCGGCCCTGGTCCGGCGCGGCTGGGAGCTCGAGGTCGTCGCCGACCGGGACGTCCGGGCGGCCCGCGAGAGCCGGCGCATCATCGGCCGGGGCCGGGTTTCCGCCTCGCTCGCCGCGGCGGCCGCGGCCAGGGGCCTGGTCATCATCGCCGTGCCCGACGACGCCGTCGGCCGCGCCGCCGCCTCCCTCGCCCGCGCGGGCGGGCCGTGGGCCGGCCGGGTCGTCCTGCATACGAGCGGGCTCCTGCCGTCCTCAGTCCTCGGCCCCCTGGCCCGGCGCGGCGCCAGCGCGGCCTCCCTGCATCCCGTCCAGGCCTTTCCCCGCAAAGACCTGCCCGCGTCGGTCTTCGCCGGGATCACCTGGGGGGTCGAAGGCGGCGCCGCGGCGGTCGAGGCCGCGGAGACGATCGTGCGCGCGCTCCGCGGCCGCGTCCTCCTCGTCGCGGCCGGGGACAAGGCCCTCTACCACGCCGCCTGCGTCCTCGCGTCCAACGCCCTCGTCGCCCTGGAGTCGACGGCCGCCGGGCTGCTCGAGCGGACGGGGCTCGACGCCGAGGCCGCCGCCGCGACCCTCGCTCCCCTCCTGCAAGGAACTTTACAGAACGTAAAATCGCTTGGCCTGGAAAAGGCCCTGACCGGGCCGATCCTAAGGGGGGACCTGAAGACGGTGCGCCGGCACCTGGAAGCCCTCAAGGGGGCGCCACGGGAAAGAGAGGTCTATGCCGTCCTGGGCGGGAGGATCCTCAGCCTGGCCGCGAAAAGGGGCTTGCCGCCCGGGCGGGTCAGAGCAATGAGGCGTCTGCTCGAAGATAGATGA
- the murB gene encoding UDP-N-acetylmuramate dehydrogenase, whose amino-acid sequence MDPKSALRRAFLEKLGPALSENVPLSAMSSFGIGGPADLFIEARTEAELETAVSLAVSWKYPFYVIGGGNNILFDDAGYRGLIVRNRLEGVSRGEGRLTVLSGTGLPCVLREALGASLTGLEFLAGIPGTVGGAVYGNAGAYGSSIGDAVETAVVLRPGGERKTLARADLGFGYRDSALKKASGIVLSATLLCSPGDARGSEARIRDILEKRRVKHPPLGTACAGSYFKNFCPASGERVAAGQLLERAGARGLSVGDAAVYEGHCNFIVNRGNARAADVLALAAELKDRVERISGIRLEEEVIYLRADASLL is encoded by the coding sequence ATGGACCCGAAATCGGCCCTCAGGCGGGCCTTTCTAGAGAAGCTGGGCCCGGCCCTGTCCGAGAACGTGCCTCTCTCGGCCATGTCCAGTTTCGGCATCGGCGGCCCGGCCGACCTCTTTATCGAGGCCAGGACGGAAGCCGAGCTCGAAACGGCCGTTTCCCTGGCGGTCTCCTGGAAATATCCTTTCTACGTGATCGGCGGGGGGAACAACATCCTTTTCGACGACGCCGGCTACAGGGGGCTCATCGTCCGCAACCGCCTGGAGGGCGTCTCTCGGGGCGAAGGCCGGCTGACGGTTCTTTCCGGGACGGGCCTGCCCTGCGTCCTGCGCGAGGCCCTCGGGGCCTCCCTGACCGGCCTCGAGTTCCTGGCCGGGATCCCCGGGACCGTGGGCGGCGCCGTTTACGGGAACGCGGGCGCCTACGGCTCGAGCATCGGCGACGCGGTCGAGACGGCGGTCGTCCTCAGGCCGGGAGGCGAACGGAAGACCCTGGCCAGGGCGGACCTCGGCTTCGGCTACCGGGATTCGGCCCTCAAGAAGGCCTCCGGCATCGTCCTCTCGGCGACCCTGTTGTGTTCTCCTGGGGACGCCCGGGGATCCGAGGCCAGGATCAGGGATATACTGGAAAAGCGGCGGGTCAAGCATCCGCCCCTTGGCACGGCCTGCGCCGGCAGCTACTTCAAGAATTTTTGCCCCGCTTCCGGGGAGCGGGTCGCCGCCGGGCAGCTCCTCGAACGGGCCGGCGCCCGCGGCCTGTCGGTCGGGGACGCGGCGGTCTACGAGGGCCACTGCAATTTCATCGTCAACAGGGGGAACGCCCGGGCCGCCGACGTCCTGGCCCTGGCCGCCGAGCTCAAGGACAGGGTCGAGCGGATATCCGGCATCCGGCTCGAGGAAGAGGTCATCTATCTTCGAGCAGACGCCTCATTGCTCTGA